The DNA window ATCTTCGCACCGAGCCCCTCGAGGCGCTCGGTCACATCGGTACGCCGGAGGTCGGAGCCGGTCACTTCGAAGCCGAGGTTGAGGAGGATCTCCGCGATCCCGCTCATCCCGGTCCCGCCGATGCCGACCAGATGAATCCTCCGCACCCTTCCGAACATCGTCTTACCGAACGCCGCCTTCCTCGACTCCTGAATCGTTCGTGTGAGAACCTTCAATCCCTCCCCCCTTCCCGACCGCGGCCAGGATCTCCTCGGCGATCCGCCGCGCCGCCTCCGGCCGGCCGAGCGCGCGGGCCCGGCGGCCCATCTCCAGCCGCCGCGCCTCGTCGTCCAGAAGCTCCTTCATCGCGCGCCCGAGAATCTCGGGCGTCAACCTTTCCTCTTCGAAGTGAAGCGCCGCGCCACGCGCGGCGAGAACCTCCGCGTTCCGCGATTGATGCCGGTCCGCCGCCGAAGGGAACGGGATCAGAATCGACGGCAGGCCGAGCGCGGTGATCTCGGCGAGAGTGGAGGCGCCGGCGCGGCAGACAACGAGGTCCGCCGCGCCCAAGGCGTCTCCCATGTCGGTGAGGAACGGGACGGGGCGCACGAGGAGAGCGATCCGGCTGCAGGATTCCCGAACCGTCTCGTAATCGGCCTCTCCGGTTTGGAAGAGGACCTGAACCCCATCTCTCGCCTCCCACCTCTCGAAAGCCTCCCGGACGATGCGGTTCATCGTCCGGGCCCCCTGGCTGCCGCCGACGACGAGAATCGTGCGGCGCCGATCGTCCAACTCGTACCGGCGGATCGCGCGCTCCCGGTTCCCCCGAAGGATCTCCGGGCGGACCGGGTTCCCGGTGACTCGGGCGCGCGCGCGCGCCGGAAGACCCTCGCGCGCCTCCTCGTAGGCGAGGAAGACGCGCCGCGCGAAGCGGGCGTTCCAGCGCGTGGCGACGCCCGCGATCGTGTTCTGCTCCGCGGCGAAGACGGGGACGCGAAGGAGCGCCCCCGCGAACGCGACCGGCGTGCTCGCGTATCCTCCCATCGCGACGACCGCGTCCGGCCTCCGCCGAAGAAGAAGCGCGAGCGATCGGATCACGGCGATCGCGAGGCGGAGGAAGAACCCGGCGAGAGCGGCGCGGTTTCCCCGCGGCATGCCGCGCACCGGGATCGACCGCCACGGAATCCCGTACGGTTCGAGAAGCCGCGCGCCGCGGACCCCGCCGATGATGAAGAGCGGCTCGAGATGCGCGCGCGCGCGAAGCTCCTCGATCACCGCCACCGCGGGGAAGATGTGCCCCCCGGTTCCGCCGCCCGCGAAGACCACCCTCATGGACTCCTTTTCCCGAGGCGCTCGCGCGCGAGATCCGCCGAGGCGAACGAGCGCCGGTACGACTGCCTCGAAATGTTGAGAAGCACGCCGGTGCCGAAAAGCGCGACGATGATCGACGAACCGCCGTAGCTCACGAACGGAAGCGGAACCCCGGTCGTCGGCATTGCGTCGGTGACGACCGCGACGTGCATCATCGCGTAGAGCGCGACGAGGAAGGTGATCCCCGACGCGAGCAGCCTTCCCTCGCGGTCGGGGGCGCGCGCGGCGATCCGCATCCCGCGCCACGCGAAGAGAAGGAGGAGAACCATCACGGCTCCCGTCCCGACGAGGCCGCCTTCCTCTCCGATGATCCCCAGAACGAAGTCAGTGTGCGAATCGGGGAGGAAGAAGTACTTCTGCTTCGACTGCCCAATGCCGACCCCCGTAAGGCCTCCCGATCCGAGCGCGATGAGCGACTGATCGACCTGGTAGTCGGATGCCTTCTTGTCCTCCCGCCCGTCCTTTCGGTCGAGAATCCGGTCGAGCTGATACGGGCAGGCTGCGACGGAGACGGCGGCCACCACGAGGAAGAGCGCGGCCACCTTGGCAAGATGGATCAAGCGGATTCCTCCCACGAAGAGAACGAGCATCGAGAGGGCCGCGACATGCACGACCGCCGAAAGGTTCTTCTGGAGCGCGATCAGCACGATGACCAGCCCAAGCACTCCGATCGGCGGGACGAGAGGACGAAAGACCTCGAGGCTTCGCTGCCTTCTGGAAAGAAAGCTCGCCAGGTACACGATGATGAGGAGCTTGGCGAGCTCGCTCGGCTGGAACGAGATCGGCCCCCAGCGGATCCAGCGGCGCGCCCCTCGCTCCTCGTCGCCCCACCCGATGAAGAGGACGAGCACGAGAAACGCGATTCCGATCCCTATCAAGAGACGCGAGCGGCGCGTGAGCGTGCGATAGTCGGTCCGATAGGCGGCCCAAAGCCCGAAGAGGGCGATCGCCACGCGGACCAAGTGGTTCTTGAGGAAGTAATGCGGGTCTCGAAACAGCTCCGCCGCGCGGAAATTGCTCGCGCT is part of the Candidatus Eisenbacteria bacterium genome and encodes:
- the murC gene encoding UDP-N-acetylmuramate--L-alanine ligase (Catalyzes the formation of UDP-N-acetylmuramoyl-L-alanine from UDP-N-acetylmuramate and L-alanine in peptidoglycan synthesis) yields the protein MFGRVRRIHLVGIGGTGMSGIAEILLNLGFEVTGSDLRRTDVTERLEGLGAKIVEGHESDLVCEAHVVVVSSAIRKENPEVRKAAEAG
- the murG gene encoding undecaprenyldiphospho-muramoylpentapeptide beta-N-acetylglucosaminyltransferase — its product is MRVVFAGGGTGGHIFPAVAVIEELRARAHLEPLFIIGGVRGARLLEPYGIPWRSIPVRGMPRGNRAALAGFFLRLAIAVIRSLALLLRRRPDAVVAMGGYASTPVAFAGALLRVPVFAAEQNTIAGVATRWNARFARRVFLAYEEAREGLPARARARVTGNPVRPEILRGNRERAIRRYELDDRRRTILVVGGSQGARTMNRIVREAFERWEARDGVQVLFQTGEADYETVRESCSRIALLVRPVPFLTDMGDALGAADLVVCRAGASTLAEITALGLPSILIPFPSAADRHQSRNAEVLAARGAALHFEEERLTPEILGRAMKELLDDEARRLEMGRRARALGRPEAARRIAEEILAAVGKGGGIEGSHTNDSGVEEGGVR
- the ftsW gene encoding putative lipid II flippase FtsW, whose protein sequence is MKTEGSSEGFRAERCGPDRILLAVVLLLVGIGIVVVSSASNFRAAELFRDPHYFLKNHLVRVAIALFGLWAAYRTDYRTLTRRSRLLIGIGIAFLVLVLFIGWGDEERGARRWIRWGPISFQPSELAKLLIIVYLASFLSRRQRSLEVFRPLVPPIGVLGLVIVLIALQKNLSAVVHVAALSMLVLFVGGIRLIHLAKVAALFLVVAAVSVAACPYQLDRILDRKDGREDKKASDYQVDQSLIALGSGGLTGVGIGQSKQKYFFLPDSHTDFVLGIIGEEGGLVGTGAVMVLLLLFAWRGMRIAARAPDREGRLLASGITFLVALYAMMHVAVVTDAMPTTGVPLPFVSYGGSSIIVALFGTGVLLNISRQSYRRSFASADLARERLGKRSP